The stretch of DNA TTAGAGTGAAAGGAATGAATCAAACAGCCCAGAAGCCATGACAAGATGAACCTTCTCAATCAAGGTATCAATCTTCATTACCCTACTATGTAGAAGTGGAATACAAGTcatagaacaagaaaaaaatatgaccatttattttagaaattttgtaaTACTTGTCAGAAACACCTGAAAACAATTTAAGTCAAAGTGATGTATGTTGCTTTCTGAGGCAAGGAAGAATCTCCTTAAGATGGCTGCTTTGGTCCAATACTTCAACGCAATTACCTTATAAACTTTCTTTAGAACAAGAACATTTTCCAGGTTCTGGGGAGTTTTTTTAATGATAAGACTGCCTCTGATTAGAgatagaaatacaaaacaaactgagggttgctggggggaggggggttgggagaaggggggtggagttatggacattggagagggtatgtgctttggtgagtgctgtgaagtgtgtaaacctggagattcacagatctgtacccctggggataaaaatatattatatgtttataaaaaataaaagattaaaaaaaatacatggggaATTTTTGCcatgttttgtcatttttaaagtttttttcttttttttaatgattttatttatttatttgacagacagagattacaagtaggcagagaggcaggcagagagagagagagggagaagcaggctccccgctgagcagagagcctaacatggggctcaatcccaggaccctgggatcctgtcctgagccgaaggcagaggcttaacccactgagtcacccaggcgtccctttaatgctttttcaacatcttaGATGAATCTCCTCTAACATTCCAGAATAATATAAAACAACTTCAATATTTAACTTATACCAAAGTAAATGCttacacaaaaaaaagaaaaactaagatcAACTCTTACCAGTCTGCATACGGTTTAAGCAGGAACATGGGAAATGAGGGACCCTCAGTTAATATTTCACTGAAGCTGTTCAAATTGAgagctgacttaaaaaaaaatcctcctacATCTTGCATATTATCACTGCTGCTTTCTGATGACACTGTTCATTAAGTAAACTTGCTTGGCAACAAtcaatgtgtgtttttgtttaaaagaaatgacTATGAATAGATCAGTTAGTTAGCAACTTTGCTCTCCAGATGGCACCAGTTTTGAGACAGATTGTGAAAGGGgtatcaattatttttaattaagccaGCTCTCCTCATCCCAGACACGGTCTACCTCTGAAGCTGTACTTTGAGTGATCTGCTGGGTGACCTTTGGTAGAGGGAGATGACTAATAGCTTTGAAGATTCAGCACTATTACCTGAATTCCAAGGCGCAAACACGACTGCACTTTCCAGTTGTAAAACCACAAACACTACATATGTTTGATTATGATGATCTTTTCAATTCAGTTAAAAGCAGAAGGTAACCTGTTTGTATGTGTCATGGGGTGGCACACCCGATGATAAGGGTATATAAATGCCCCAGTCTGAGAAGTGGCATTCAAGCTCAGAAGCTTCTCATTGTACAACACATCTCCTGCCACCATGTCCTACAACTGCTGCTCTGGAAACTTCTCGTCCCAGTCCCTTGGGGGATACCTGCGCTACCCAGGATCTTTCTGCGGCTCATCTTACCCCAACAACCTGTTCTGCAGCACTAACCTCCAGTCTCCCGGCACATACCAGCTGGGCTCCTCCCTCTCCAGTGGCTGTCAAGAGACCTGCTGTGAGCCCACCAGCTGCCGGACGTCCTACCTGGTGTCCAGACCTTGCCAGTCATCCTGCTACCCCACGAGGACCTCCACACTCTTCAGTCCCTGCCAGACAACTTATACAGGGTCTCTGGGCTTTGGCTCCAGCGGCTTTCAATCTTTTGGTTGTGGCTCTCCCTCTCTGGGCTTTGGATTGGGTGGTTTCCAGTCAGTGGGCTGTGGTCCCAGTGCCTTTTCATCCCTGGGTTGTAGATCCAGCTTTTACCGTCCACTCTACTACTCTTCTAGAAGCTGCCAGTCTGCTTTCTGCCAACCAACCTGTGGGTCTGGCTTCTACTAATCTTATGTTGGAACATAATACCTACTATGTCTAGAAATTTACAACACCAGCTATGTCAAGATCCATGCTATCTATTGATGTCTGTCTGTCCTTTTCATTAGCTTCCAAATTTGACTTCTATTGTGACCTTCTATGGTTTAGAAATAATTTGCATTCCAGTAATTGGAAAATACATTCATGGAAGAAAGATGTTGAAGCAACTTTCTTATAGTTCTATATACAATAttgaaacatatttcttttttaaactttcttactATCTCCTAGTTATTTCTCCTAGTACATTTGTTTCAAattttacaaaatggaaaaatctaagtttaaataaaatatgttacatGACATTCACATATATGTTTTCGTGTTATTTGTTTACTCTGTGTCTTCAAAACTACTTTTAAATATCTGACTGGAtatttctgtatttgtatttaccactcaaaaatttttttatttaagggactcctgggtggctcagttcattgaacatctagctcttgatttcagttcaggtcctgatctcaaggttgtgagattgaaccccatgttgtaTTCTGTACTTAGCACAgagtgggcttctccctctccctctgctcctccccactcatgctctctctctctctctctgagaaaaaaaaaaaaaaaaatatatatatatatatatgtttactttaaaataaaaaataaaatcttcaactgTCTTTTTGGTTTGAAAGAAATTGTTTTATCTTTAATCTCCACTCCATACCTTCATATGATAAAacctagaaatatatttttaagactttttgttCTGTATGGAGTTAgaaatttcagtgtttttatataaaataattataaattataatggaTATTACATACACTACAGAATTTTGGAAGGAAGGCAACTCTAATAAAATATATCCTAAAGTACATGCAAAAGTGGAGTGAAGCTCTCCAGTCAGAAGTTAGACGTTAGTGAGTTAGATTTGGTGAAGTTCCACTCACCCCACTCAACTGACATAGGAAACCAAGTCtcaagtgttgagtcactatatggtacacttgaaactaatgtaacactgtgtgttaactatactggaattaaaataaaacataaatgataataatgatgataaaaagaaatcaagtctCTAAATGAAATATCATACACATTCCAACATTTATTGGTAAATAGCCCCATTATAGTCAGTCCTGtagttttgatgaaatcccaacttGCTCCTGCTCTTTGGTTGTTCAGTTAATAACACTTGtttgaaaacaacaacagaacaaaacTCAAGACGAGTGCAAATATTCTGTTGTTACAGCATTGAGCTAGACATCCAGGCAGCTGATGACCTGGGAATCAGTTCTCCTCCAGACATTTATCCACTAAGTCAAGGACTACACTACTA from Neovison vison isolate M4711 chromosome 6, ASM_NN_V1, whole genome shotgun sequence encodes:
- the LOC122910326 gene encoding keratin-associated protein 14-like, whose amino-acid sequence is MSYNCCSGNFSSQSLGGYLRYPGSFCGSSYPNNLFCSTNLQSPGTYQLGSSLSSGCQETCCEPTSCRTSYLVSRPCQSSCYPTRTSTLFSPCQTTYTGSLGFGSSGFQSFGCGSPSLGFGLGGFQSVGCGPSAFSSLGCRSSFYRPLYYSSRSCQSAFCQPTCGSGFY